CAGATGAGGAACGAAAACAGTTCATGCGTGAAGCAATTCGGCTTTCGATTGAAAATGTTCAATCTGGAAGAGGCGGACCTTTTGCTGCAATAGTTGTTAAAGACGGTAAAATCATCGCACGCGGAACAAATCTCGTCACAAGCACGAACGATCCTACCGCGCATGCAGAAATCGCAGCAATACGAGAAGCATGTAAGGCACTTGGCACTTTTCAATTAGATGGATGCGAGATCTATACTTCATGTGAACCTTGCCCAATGTGCCTTGGAGCCCTGTATTGGGCGCGGCCGGAACGGGTATTCTATGGGAACACGAAACAGGATGCCGCGGAAATAGACTTTGATGATTCGTTCATCTATGAGGAGTTTTATAAAAAGATGAGCGATCGGAGCATCCCTATGGTGCAGCTCATGCATACAGAAGCACTCGCGGGGTTCGAAGCATGGAAAAATAAATTGGATAAAATAAAATATTGAGCTATCTATTTTATTAAAACCATTTTTTTCGTTTGAATATTTTTCCCGTCTTGAAGTTTATAAAAATACACACCGCTTGGTTGACTGGTTGCATCCCATTGAACCGAATACGTTCCAGGGTGTTTCACTTCATTGATGAACATCGCTATTTCACGGCCTAATACATCGTACACTTTTAAAATTGTCAATTCTGAACCGGCAATCGTGAATTGAATATTCGTAACCGGATTGAATGGATTCGGATAATTTTGATACAGTTGGCTGTATATCGGAATAGTCGCAGGAGTCGTTTTCACATCAACTAATGTTGAAAGATCCATCACGCTACCATAGATGCTATAGCCCAGTGAAGGATTGCGTACCTCACTCCAAGCGAAACATATCTTATTTCCATTCAGAGCAAATGATGGATTTTTTTTACTCCCCGGAGTCGCCCTATGAATACAGATAGAATCCTTTTCCCTTACTCCATCTTTCGTGAATGCCCGTGCATAGTAGGAATTGTTTTTCCCCGTAATAAGAAGAAATCTACCTTCCGTCAGTTTACCAATCGTATATCCATCGGGGTTTGTCATTAAATATATTTTCTTCTGAAGTGTATCTCCGTCAGCTGATAAGATTGTTCCATAATACGTCGGAAAATATAAGATATTGTCCCACTCAGGCCATAGTGAGAGAAAAACATTGGCCTGAAGATGAATGCGTGAATTGAGTGTTTTTTCATCCGTCAATGGATTTAATTGGTTTGAATACAAACGTACTTTCGACCCGTAGTGCATCCAGAACGATTGTTTATCATTGATGGATATTTGAAGCGAATAGATATTTTCTTGCGAAATGATACTGTTCTCTTGTATCAAAGAACCACTTTTCGTAAAGAGAAGCATTTTTGCGTTGCTGGAATTCTCTTGTAAGACCAGAACGAATGAACTGTCAGTTAATATCTTTGATATCATCGAAGCAGCTGTAATTGGCTTTCCTGCCACAACAAGACCCTGGCGTACCATTTCACCATTTATTCCAAGAATTGTGTATCCTATTGTATCTTCTCCTGCCGGAGAAAGATGTCTCCAGCAACTGAGCGACGATCCATCTGAAAAGAATTCAATTCCATTGCCTCCTATGACAAGAGGAAAACCATTTTTCTCACCATCGAACGTAATTATTTGTCCGGAGGTTTTGATGCCATCTTCCCATAGAATACAGAATTGATTTTGTCCTGCTGGAAGCACAATAGAATTATCTTCGTTGCTGCCAATCTCATCATCATTAAGTTTGAGGCTATCCAGCACTGAAAGATTCCGATTCCGTGTGAGATATACGTCTTTCCCATCATTCATTCCAAAATAATATGTACTATCAGATATTTTAACAAAATTGTCGCTGTTTGCAAAGTGCTGCATGGAATCAATTTCTGTAAATTCTTGAATGTTTCCATCGATATTAAAAGAATAGAGCCCATGCAACGTCACAGATACATTGCCCCTCCATTCAGAATTAGAAATGAGAAGACTGAAATTGTTATTTACGATTTGAGAAATAGAAATATTCGTCACGTTGGGAATTTGCGCATTGGTCCTCGGAATCGGGAAAGATCGAAAATTAGACAAACGTACACCGCTTTGATTAAACTTGTTAAAATATACCAATCCGGAATCAGCATGAACGAAGAAAATAAGATAAGCAGTATCTGGCAACATGACTGTCTTCAAAACATGTTGCTGTCGAGAGGAATAAATAGTTTCTGATGAATCGAAAGGAAATCCGAGAGGCTGATCTAATGCAAGAACCGAATCTCGATCATTAAAGAAGGTTCCATAGACACCAGAGTTTTTCATGGTGTTTCGATCTATACGACACGATAGTATTGCATAATCGTCCTGCGCGTTGACAGCGAGTGCACTTGCAGATGCAATACGACCATAAGAAAGAGAATCTGAAAGACGAAAGACTTCCGCCCCCTCGGCTTGATATTTAGAGAGACTAAGATGCCCGTCATTGCGAAAGAGGAAAAGATAATTCTTTGAAGTACTCTTACAATCGTAATCAATGCCAAGGTATCCTGTTCCACACCAGGGAAGCACTGCCGATCCTAGAAGATTGGTCTGCATCAACTGATGTGAAGTTCCAAAATAATTACCATAAACATTGAGCGTTTGCTGATCGAAATAAGAACCCATTTTTTCTGATAGAACAAGAAATGAACCATCTGATATACATTGAATGATGTTATTGGAAGGAATGGGATTATTCTTACCTATCAATCGCCCCACAGTATCAAATTCCTGTGCATACCACCCCCCATTTCCATCGCGGTTATCTTCCCAGGCCGCGAGGAAGTGGCCGGATATAAAGGGAAATAAACGGACATTTTGTTGTCGGAATGTTGACGGGTTATTTTCTCCGCTGATGAGAAAATCCTGGACAGACTGTGCATTGACATCCAATATCTCAGTGCAGAAAAAAATGATGATGATTAATAGTTGAAAAGCTTTTTCCAATTGCAGTGCCCCTTCCCTCCATTAAGCACTCTCGCTTCTTCGTTATCTCCTCTGCCATATCAATTATTCAACAATACACTTTCCTATTTGATAATTTGCAAACATTGAATCACCTATCTCGCTTCGGTACACCCTGTTTCCACTCACACTTTCTGATCCAATGCTTGTCGAACGATCCGTAAAATATCATTCGGCTCATACGGCTTTTGGATGAAACCGTTGGCCCCGTCTTTTAAGAGTTCCGATTTTAAATCTGGTTCAAAATAACCGCTGGCAAAGATTACTTTACTATTTGGATTTATCTCTCTTATTTTCTTGAACTCATCAGTTCCCGTCATCACCGGAAGTCCCATATCGGTAAGAACAAGTGCAATCTCTTGTTTATGAGATTGATATACTTGAACTGCCTCAAGGCCGTCACGTGCACAGAGCACCTTGTACCCTTTGGATTCGAGTAAGAAAGTCACCATTTGGATTAGCATTTCTTCATCTTCAACAAACAAAATTGTTTCTGTTCCTCCGATTTCAAATGATTCGGTCGGCAGCTGAGAATCGGCCGTTTGTTTGTTGATCGCTGGGATAGGGAAAAAGAGCCAGAAGGTTGTACCGCAGCCCGGTTCACTCTTGAGATCTATGAAGCCATGATGAACTTGTATAACACCGTATACAACGGACAGACCGAGACCAGTTCCTTTTCCTTTTTCCTTTGTTGTAAAAAACGGATCAAATACGCGAAGGCACGTTGCCTCGTCCATTCCTTTGCCCGTATCGGTTACAGTCAAACAAACGTACGCTTCCGCCTCGGCATCGGGGAATTGCTGGTTCATCTGTTCTTTGGTTCGTTTCTCAGCCACAAGAGAGATTGATCCACCGTTTGGCATAGCATCCCGCGCATTGATGCAGAGATTCAATAACGTTTGATGGACCTGTGTACGATCAGCAAAGATAAACGGAAGATCATTTTCGATGCTCTCTGAGAACGTAATAGTTTTAGGAAAGGTCTGCTCCAACATTGAGAGAAGCTCATGTATCAATACAGAAATATCCATCGGTTCAAATACGACATCAGTTTTCCGTGCAAACGTTAGAATCTGGCGGACAAGCGCAGCTCCCCGCTGTACCGCTTGATTGATAGCGGCAATACTGTTAGCGAATTTATCCGGACTCAGTTTGTTCTTGTCGAGAAGAGAAGAGTATGCCAAAATGATACCGAGTATATTATTAAAGTCGTGCGCAATACCGCCTGCAAGTGTACCGATGCTCTGTATCTTCTGTGTTTGCATAAGCTGGTTCTGCAGCTTTTTTTGTTCAGAAATGTCACGAACAACAATCTGCATGGCAGATTTTTCTTTATAGACTATCGGTAATGCAGCGACTTCGACCTCGATGCAAGATCCATCCAACCGCATGAATTTTTGCTCTATCGGTGGGATTGCATATTCTTCCTTTATGACCGCGATGATCTGCTGATGGACAGAGTCCCGATAATCCGGATGGATGATATCCAAGAACGGCTTACCGATCAACTCCGAAGCGTTGTTTGCACCAAGGAGTGTAATAGCGGCAGGATTCACATATACAATTTTTCCCTCGCTATGCACTGCAATAGCATCTGGAGAAAATTCTACGAGGCGCCTATAGCGTTCTTCACTTTCTTTCAGTTCAATTTCTGCTTTTTTACGTTCGGTGATATCTATGAATATTCCCTCGTAACGCACTATGCGGCCTGCAGCGTCCCGAACGGTTTGTGCCGTTTCGGAGACCCATACAAGACTGCCATCCTTGCGTGGAACCTCATATTCGATTCCGGATACTTTGTTTTGTTGTTCCATCAGCCGCTTAAATTCCTCCCGCTGCTCAGGGTGCACATAGCTTTGTCGGGCGATGTCAGTGCGCTCGCGAATTAACTCCTCGGGCGAGGAGAAACCGAGAATGCGCGCCATAGTAAGATTTGCCTTAAGGAACTTTCCTTCGGGGGTACTTTGGAAAATGCCTTCGGCTGCATTGTCAAAAATCGAACGATAATTCTCTTCAGATTGTCGCAACGCTTTCTCTGCTCGCTTGCGCTCAGTTATATCACGATCAATACCAAGCACCATCTCACGCCCACCCAAAGTGATAATTGTTGTTGAAACCTCGATGGGAAAGATGTGTCCATCCTTATGACGGTGGAAAATTTCCACGTGGATAGTACCCTTTATCCGAAGGTTTTTAATATAGGCGATGCGCTCTTCTCGTGTTCCCTCCGTCGGATTGAGTATATCGATGGAATGGCCGACCAGTTCCTCGCGCGTATACCCGTTCATTTGACAAGCCGCTTCATTGCAATCCACGATTGGCCATGATATACCTGGATTATTGGGATCGATTAATACAATGGCGTCAGGTGAAGCATTGAACAAATCCCGAAATAACTTCTCGCTAATGTGCCTCGCTTCTTCCGCCAGTTTACGTTCGGTGATATCAAAATGGATTCCCTGGCTGCCTATTATTTTTCCATCTGAGGCAAAGACCGGCAATTTTACGACTTGAAAATATTGTGTCATACCGTCTGATTGGGGATATATTTCTTCCAGTTCGATAGGTTTGCCGGTGCTCATAATTAATTTATGGTGGTCAGAATCTTGCTCTGCCAATGTGCGTTGCGTGCCAATCATTTCTGGAGTTCGAGAATTTTCTATCGCTGATTCGTATACTGATAATTCATGGGGCGTCTTACCTAAAATTTCATCCGCATTTAATCCTTTGAGTTGGCAAAAATATGAATTGACGAAGACGTAGCGCCCTTCACTGTCTTTGCGGAAAACTCCGGCGGGAAGTTGCTCAACGAGCGAATGATAAAGCGCTTGCGATTCGTTTATCGCTTTCTCAGCATGCTTACGGTCGGTAATGTTTCTTAAAACACCATCCGTATTTAATAAGCGTTCCCCGTCATATGTTGGTATTGAACGATCCTCAAGGCATACTAATGAACCATCTTTACAGCGCCACCATGCTTCCCATATCGGCGCCTCCGATTTTATATTTGAGCGCAGTTTTTCAAACTCCACATCTTGTTCTGCAAATTGCCCTCCCTCGATCACCTTTGAAAGAAACGCTCGACGCCCTCCCATCTGGCGAACATCAGCAATTGTATAGCCAAGCAATTTCTCAAAAGCAGGGCTGAGATAAGTGAACTCCTGTGTCTGGCCATTGACACTATAAATTACATCTTCAATCGAATTTGTGATTCGCGACAGCGTTTCTTCAGATTTCCGGAGCGCTTCCTCTGCCCGCTTGCGCTCGGTGAGGTCTCTGGCGATTCCCAAAACCACGGTTCCTTTTTCCAATTCTATAGGATACGTTGTGATTTCGACGGGGATTTTATCTCCAGCTTTTCTCTTCAAAATAAATTCATCGGGACCGGTCGGTTTCCCCATGACGTTTTTAACTAAAAGTGCTGCGGCTTTCGGAAATTGATCCAAGGAAAGCAGGTTGAGGTCTAGGAAGCTACCCCCGATGAGTTCTTCCTTATTATAACCTGTAATTATCTCCGCGGCATTATTGCCGTCGATAAAATTTCCTTTCAGATCGCTCAGATAATAAGCATCGGGCGCAAATTTGAATATGAGTTCGAATCGTTCTTTCGACTTTTTGAGCTCTTCCTCTGCCCGGTTGCGCTCGGTGATGTCTTGAATGATTGTTCGTATTCCTGTTATATTTCCTTTTTCATCTTTCAGGAGACCATCATCAAGCAAGACCGGAATTGTTGTTCCATTTTTTCGCGTGTAGGTTCGTTCTACTTGCTTATCACAAGGCATTGTCCCTGCTAACTTGGATAGTATCCTCTTTTTTGATTCTTCCCTATCAGAATTGAACTTCCAGACTGGAGCATCCCGCATTTCTTCCAAGGTATAGCCGAGCATCTCCAATTCCATGCGATTTATATTCTTGATTTTTCCTTTAATATCAATTTCATGATACCCAAGCGGAGCATCATCAAACATCTGCCTGAATTTCTCCTCGCTCTTCTCTATCGCCTCTTCCGTCCGCTTGCGCTCTGTAATGTCGCGTGCGACACCTACCATTGCAATAGGACGACCGAAATTGTTCATGACAATAGATGTCCATAATTCAACCATGAACTCATCGCCGTTCTTGCGCCTATTGCGAATTTCTCCATGCCAACCAACTCTCATTGTTCCTGATTGGACGGCATCACTCTCTTCAGAAGAGACTATTGGCGAACGAATAATTGATATATTTTTCCCAAGCAACTCAGCTTCAGAATATCCATAAGTAGCAAGGAAGGAATCATTGACAAATAGAATTTTATTTTCCAGATCAGTAATAGATATACAATCCCTTGTCGATTTAACAGCTTGTACCAATAATAGACTTTCTTCCTCAACTTTTTTGTGTTCCTGCCGCATTTGTACTTCGGCAAATTCACGCCTCACAACCGGCACAAGACGTGCAAGTTTGTCCTTCATCAGATAGTCGTGCGCTCCGGCTTTCATGAGTTCCACCGCATCTTCTTCGCCAATAGTGCCAGATACAACGATGAACGGAATATCAAGTTTGGTTTTTTGCAGGAGTGCAAGAGCGGCAGGCGCATTAAAACGGGACAGCGTGTAATCTGAAATCACAAGATCCCACTTTTGATTTTCCAATGCACCTTTCATGTCTTTTGCAGTTTCAACCCGTTCGTGGTGAACCGAGTATCCCGCTTTCTTCAACTGACGGAGAACAAGTTCGGCATCGATTTCGGAGTCCTCGACAATCAGAACTCGCAGTGGCGTTTTCATATCAACCTCTCGACTCTCAATGTGATATCAGGTTCAAAGGATTTGGCGAAGTCATGGCTGTACTACATTCGGAGAGATTTTACCGGTACTTCCAATACTTATCAAGTTTCATTTTATTCGGTTGGTTTTGTATGCATGAAGTTAGGATAGAGTTTAGCCATGCACTCAGGACAAATGCCATGTGTAAACTGCGCGCTGGAGTGTTTCATCAAATATGCTTCGAGAGAATTCCAATATCCCTTATCATCACGAATTTTCTTGCAAGATGCGCAGATCGGTAACAGTCCACTTAATGTCTTTACTTCGGCAATCGCTTGTTGGAGTTCAACGATAAGTTTTTCGCGTTCCGACTCAGCTTGTTTGCGTTCAGTGACATCAATAAATGACGATATAATTTTTCGACTGCTTTGAATCATGGCAACCGACATCCATGCTTGCCTTAGATCACCATTTTTACGATAGAATGTAATTTCATATTTATCAGGAGCATCCAGAGGATTGGCAAGCAGTTGACGGTTAAATTCTCTTAGACGATCAAGATCTTCCGGCGGCACTTGTTGTGCCCACCTCATTCCAACAGCTTCTTCTTTTGTAAAGCCGATCATTTGACAAAAGGCACCGTTTACCATGGTGATAGTAGTGTCCGGTTCAACGATCGCTATAGCGGATGAGTTGTTTTCAAATATAACACGAAATTTTTCCTCGCTTTCACGCAATTTCTCTTCCATCCGCTTGCGTTCTTTAATCTCCGCCACAAGCGTTGCGTTTGACTCTTCCAGATCAAATTGCATACGCCGCAAGTTGAGATGGGCTTTTACTCTCGCGATCACTTCCTCTGAATAAAATGGTTTAGTAATATAGTCCACGCCGCCGACTTGGAAACCCTTCAACTTTTTATCTTCATCTCCTAACGCACTGATGAAGATGATGGGAATGGAATTGGTCTTTTCATCTGCTTTGAGGATCCGGCACACTTCGTACCCATCTACATCCGGCATCATAATATCCAAAATAATGAGGGCTGGCGATTTGGCTTGAATGCTGCGGAGAGCTGATTTGCCGTCGCTTGCGGGACGTACTTTGTAACCGGCATCGCTCAAAACATCCATGAGCACGTTGAGGGTTGTTGCCGTATCCTCAACAATCAGAATATCGTCAATCGAATCAATGACACTCATTGTGAATGCTCTGTAAAAATTTATTTATTATTGAGAGTAATTTTTGTTACTGCAAGCTTTCCACCATGCGGTGGAACAGCTCACAAATGCTTTCATCAATATCAAGAATCCTGACGATAACATCAAGCTAGCGTTGCCTTTTCAACATTTCTGCGGCTTGCATTACATGAGAATTCGCAGTTGTGTTTTTCATTAAAACCTCTTGTTTGTTCTTACTTTTATTTAAGTTTGCTTTGTACCTATCAGAATATAATTCCTGACACTACTGATCACTTACATGTATTTTCACCTATTTTTGTTAATCGTTTTTTCGTAGAGATCTCCATAGAGTTTCTTTGCACAATCTGGACAGATGCCATGTGTAAATTTAGCATCGCTATGCTTTTGAATATACCCCTCTACTTGTTGCCAATATCCATTATCATCTCTAATCTTTTTACAGGACGAACAGATCGGCAGTAAGCCACTTAATGTCTTGACATCATTTAACGCTGCCTTAAGTTCCCTGATAAGTTTTTCACGTTCTGCTTCAGCCTGTTTGCGTTCTGTGATATCCTCTTTGACCGCAAGGAAATGAGTGATGACCCTATGTACATCAATAATAGGAGAAATAATAGCAGATTCCCAGTACAGTTCGCCATTTTTCTTTTTGTTGTGAAACTCTCCTCGCCACACACTACCGGAAGTAATCATATCCCAGAGTTGATTATATTCCTCCGCCGGTTTTTCACCAGATTTGAGAATACGCGGATTTTTGCCGATAGCTTCTGCGAGTGAATATCCAGTAATTTCAACGAATTTGGGATTGACATACTCAATTGCACCCGTTGTGTCAGTAATAACTATCGAAGCAGGGCTTTGTTCAACAGCGACGGACAATTTACTCAGTTCTTCCTCAGCTCGTTTGCGCTCGGTAATGTCATGCCCTTGAGCAATTGTGGAGATGAGCATCGTACCGTCCGCGCTGTAAATATTGGCGGAGTTCCAGAGCAGTGTCCTTATTGTCCCATCAACATGCTTTATTGCAATCTCAACGGTTTCCCATTTTTCGCCAGAAACGGTTTTATGGATATATTCCAGCGATTGTCTCTTCGTCTCCTCTGGAAACAGTAATTCGATATTTTCCCCAATGACATCATTTGCATTCCTGCCAGTGATTCGCTCGAACGCCTCATTGAAGCGGGTTATAATAAAATCAGAACTCCAGGTAATGATCGGGGCATTTGCATATCTAAAAAGATTGTCAAGATAATCACGGGTTTCCCTGAGCGCCTCTTCTGCCCATTTACGTTCGGTAATGTCAGTGAATGAACAGATGATTTTTTGGTTTGTTGGAATCACAGCAACAGACATGAGGGAATTTCTGACCTCGCCATTTTTACGATAAAACGAAAACTCGTAATGATCAGGAACGCTTTTGGGATCAATCAATCTTCGTCGGTTATATTCTTTCAGTCTCTCGAGATCTTCCGGAGTAATTTGCTTCGTCCAGCTCATCCCGAGAACTTCCTTCTCCTCGTAACCACTCATTCTGCAATATTCCTTGTTGACCATTGATATCGTTGTATCTCTCTCGATGATCGCCAATGCAGATGAGCTGTTTTCAAATATGACTCGGAATTTTTCCTCACTTTCCCGCAGCGCTTCTTCCGCCAGCCTCCTGTCAGTGATATCTCTAATATTGCACTGAATGACTTTATAGTGGTCGACGAGATAAACATTGCTGACAAACTCCACATGGAAAATCCGGCCATCTTTTGTTTCCAACGGCATATCTTCGTAACGGATATATTCCTTCTGTTGTAATTCTAAAAAATTCTTCTCGTTCGCTGCTGTATCTTTGAGGAACCCCACTTCCCAGAGTTTCTTCCCAAGAAATTGTTCATGTGTGTAACCCAGCATCTCGATTAAAAATGGATTTGCATCAACAATCATTCCCGTCTTAGCATCAAGGATGAGAATGCCATCTCTTGCCGCCTCAAAGAGCCGGCGATAACGTGTTTCCGAATTCCGCAATGCTTCCGCAGATTTATACTGCTCCTGGTAGAAACGAGTACGTTGTTGCCGCCAAATAAAACCCATACTGGTACCTGCGCCGACAAATAAGGCGCCTACAAGAATGATTGTCAGCCACAATCTTTCTTTCAGAGGCGCATACACCTCCTCCATATCCATACGAGCTACCAAAAACCAAGGAGATTCCGGAACTGCTCGCACATAGCCAATAACCTGTGCTCCACGATAGTCTATACCTTCTACAATTCCTTCACTACCTAAAGATGCTTTTACTGCGAGAACATTTTTATTTTCTAATGGAATTCGCAGATTCAAAGCTGCATCCTTGCGAAATCTAAGATCATTGAGAAACAGCACATCGTTCCCATCCTTGCGGATGAGTATAGTCTCAGCTGTCCGGCTTAAGGTAGGCCATTCCTTAATAAGCGGATAGAGATATTCCTCGGGACTAATCCGGAGCGCCAGAACAGCGATCAACCGTTTTGTGGAACGATCTTCCAGAATCGGAACAAGAACCTTTAGATAGATGTGTTGATCTTGATCGTTCCGATAAAAATCCTGAAAGGCAATATTCCCTGACTGAAGTATTTCAATATTTTCTTGGCCAATGACTAAACTCGCTCGTTCCTTATTCTCCGGGAACACGAGTACCGTATTCAATTGTGAATCCAGCAGCATCATGAGATCGTAACTATAAGCGTTCTGTAATTGTCCTGCCCATGTCAGAATTCCCTTCTTCGCATCGCGGTCATTGTGATTTTGGAAGTACCGTTTCACGACTGCAGAAAACAAATCGTTCTTGTAAAAGATCTTTCCATCCCCCAGTCGTTCTTTTCGCCACTGAACCAATTGATTGACCTTTAAATCCGAAATAGCAGACAGCTGTTGTTCTACTTCAGTGCGATAGTTCTTCTCATAGTTGCGATAAGCAAAATAACTGCCGGTGACAATACCCGCTGCAAGAAGAACGAAAATCAATAAAAGAACATAGGACACTCGTGCAGTTGCTGCATTTTTTATTCCGTCATAAGACCAGACGTGAAGTCCGGCATTCACAAACAGGCCAATCGAGAGAATGAGAAAAGCAAGAGAGGTAGGCAATGACGGGGGAATAACACCTGCACCATACATCAAGGGTGATACAAGGAGATATGCAATCAGAAAAAGTAAAAAAGTTAAGATGACTAGAGA
The nucleotide sequence above comes from Ignavibacteriales bacterium. Encoded proteins:
- a CDS encoding PAS domain S-box protein is translated as MKYSEHIVHRTGYIFIFIAGIVTAGLGLLVLFGWAFQSPSLTSFGVNLIPMAPSTALFFVLMGIALSLRSRMPQNRRMYYVGILIGVLVAVLGMIFFFSSLAGIFSRIEYLGFTITDSLNGISLGHMSPATAICFVLCALAFLLTLSQSRERSKRVWIALVLASLVILTFLLFLIAYLLVSPLMYGAGVIPPSLPTSLAFLILSIGLFVNAGLHVWSYDGIKNAATARVSYVLLLIFVLLAAGIVTGSYFAYRNYEKNYRTEVEQQLSAISDLKVNQLVQWRKERLGDGKIFYKNDLFSAVVKRYFQNHNDRDAKKGILTWAGQLQNAYSYDLMMLLDSQLNTVLVFPENKERASLVIGQENIEILQSGNIAFQDFYRNDQDQHIYLKVLVPILEDRSTKRLIAVLALRISPEEYLYPLIKEWPTLSRTAETILIRKDGNDVLFLNDLRFRKDAALNLRIPLENKNVLAVKASLGSEGIVEGIDYRGAQVIGYVRAVPESPWFLVARMDMEEVYAPLKERLWLTIILVGALFVGAGTSMGFIWRQQRTRFYQEQYKSAEALRNSETRYRRLFEAARDGILILDAKTGMIVDANPFLIEMLGYTHEQFLGKKLWEVGFLKDTAANEKNFLELQQKEYIRYEDMPLETKDGRIFHVEFVSNVYLVDHYKVIQCNIRDITDRRLAEEALRESEEKFRVIFENSSSALAIIERDTTISMVNKEYCRMSGYEEKEVLGMSWTKQITPEDLERLKEYNRRRLIDPKSVPDHYEFSFYRKNGEVRNSLMSVAVIPTNQKIICSFTDITERKWAEEALRETRDYLDNLFRYANAPIITWSSDFIITRFNEAFERITGRNANDVIGENIELLFPEETKRQSLEYIHKTVSGEKWETVEIAIKHVDGTIRTLLWNSANIYSADGTMLISTIAQGHDITERKRAEEELSKLSVAVEQSPASIVITDTTGAIEYVNPKFVEITGYSLAEAIGKNPRILKSGEKPAEEYNQLWDMITSGSVWRGEFHNKKKNGELYWESAIISPIIDVHRVITHFLAVKEDITERKQAEAEREKLIRELKAALNDVKTLSGLLPICSSCKKIRDDNGYWQQVEGYIQKHSDAKFTHGICPDCAKKLYGDLYEKTINKNR